A genomic window from Buteo buteo chromosome 13, bButBut1.hap1.1, whole genome shotgun sequence includes:
- the LOC142038894 gene encoding myosin heavy chain, skeletal muscle, adult-like yields the protein MTSPDSEMAAFGEAAAYLRKSEKERIEAQNKPFDAKTSVFVVHPKESFVKGTIQSRESGKVTVKTEGGETLTVKDDQVFPMNPPKYDKVEDMAMMTHLHEPAVLYNLKERYAAWMIYTYSGLFCVTVNPYKWLPVYNPEVVLAYRGKKRQEAPPHIFSISDNAYQFMLNDRENQSILITGESGAGKTVNTKRVIQYFATIAASGEKKKEDQSGKTQGTLEDQIISANPLLEAFGNAKTVRNDNSSRFGKFIRIHFGATGKVASADIETYLLEKSRVTFQLKAERSYHIFYQITSNKKPELIDMLLITTNPYDFHFVSQGEVTVPSIDDQEELMATDSAIDILGFTADEKTAIYKLTGAVMHYGNLKFKQKQREEQAEPDGTEVADKAAYLMGLNSADMLKAMCSPRVKVGNEFVTKGQTVEQVHNAVGALAKAVYERMFLWMVVRINQQLDTKQPRQYFIGVLDIAGFEIFDFNSFEQLCINFTNEKLQQFFNHHMFVLEQEEYKKEGIEWTFIDFGMDLAACIELIEKPMGIFSILEEECMFPKATDTSFKNKLYDQHLGKSSNFQKPKPVKGKAEAHFSVIHYAGIVDYNITGWLEKNKDPLNETVIGLYQKSSVKTLALLFANYGGADAEAGGKKGGKKKGSSFQTVSALFRENLNKLMTNLRSTHPHFVRCIIPNETKTPGAMEHELVLHQLRCNGVLEGIRICRKGFPSRVLYADFKQRYRVLNISAIPEGQFMDSKKASEKLLASIDVDHTQYRFGHTKVFFKAGLVGLLEEMRDEKLAEIMTRTQARCRGFLMRVEYQRMVERRDAIFCIQYNVRAFMNVKHWPWMKLFFKIKPLLKSAESEKEMANMKQEFEKIKEELAKSEAKRKELEEKMVTLLQEKNDLQLQVQAEADSLADAEERCDQLIKTKIQLEAKIKEVTERAEDEEEINAELTAKKRKLEDECSELKKDIDDLELTLAKVEKEKHATENKVKNLIEEMAALDETIAKLTKEKKALQEAHQQTLDDLQVEEDKVNTLTKAKIKLEQQVDDLEGSLEQEKKLRMDLERAKRKLEGDLKLAHDSIMDLENDKQQLDEKLKKKDFEISQIQSKIEDEQALGMQLQKKIKELQARIEELEEEIEAERTSRAKAEKHRADLSRELEEISERLEEAGGATTAQIEMNKKREAEFQKMRRDLEEATLQHEATAAALRKKHADSTAELGEQIDNLQRVKQKLEKEKSELKMEIDDLASNMESVSKAKANLEKMCRTLEDQLSELKTKEEQNQRMINDLNTQRARLQTESGEYSRQVEEKDALISQLSRGKQGFTQQIEELKRHLEEEIKAKNALAHALQSARHDCDLLREQYEEEQEAKGELQRALSKANSEVAQWRTKYETDAIQRTEELEEAKKKLAQRLQDAEEHVEGVNAKCASLEKTKQRLQNEVEDLMIEVERSNAACAALDKKQRNFDKILAEWKQKYEETQAELEASQKESRSLSTELFKMKNAYEESLDHLETLKRENKNLQQEISDLTEQIAEGGKAIHELEKVKKQIEQEKYELQASLEEAEASLEHEEGKILRLQLELNQVKSEIDRKIAEKDEEIDQMKRNHLRVVESLQSSLDAEIRSRNEALRLKKKMEGDLNEMEIQLSHANRVAAEAQKNLRNTQAVLKDTQIHLDDALRTQEDLKEQVAMVERRANLLQAEIEELRAALEQTERSRKVAEQELLDATERVQLLHTQNTSLINTKKKLETDIAQIQGEMEDTIQEARNAEEKAKKAITDAAMMAEELKKEQDTSAHLERMKKNLDQTVKDLQHRLDEAEQLALKGGKKQIQKLEARVRELEGEVDAEQKRSAEAVKGVRKYERRVKELTYQSEEDRKNILRLQDLVDKLQMKVKSYKRQAEEAEELSNANISKFRKIQHELEEAEERADIAESQVNKLRAKSREFHGKKIEEEE from the exons ATGACTTCTCCAGACTCTGAGATGGCTGCTTTTGGGGAGGCAGCTGCTTACCTCCGAAAgtcagaaaaggagagaatCGAGGCCCAGAACAAGCCTTTTGATGCCAAGACATCTGTCTTTGTGGTGCATCCTAAGGAATCCTTTGTGAAAGGGACAATCCAGAGCAGGGAATCAGGGAAGGTCACTGTCAAGACTGAAGGTGGAGAG ACCCTGACCGTGAAGGATGATCAGGTCTTCCCCATGAACCCTCCCAAGTATGATAAAGTCGAGGACATGGCCATGATGACCCACCTCCATGAACCCGCTGTGCTGTACAACCTCAAAGAGCGTTATGCAGCCTGGATGATCTAC ACCTACTCGGGTCTCTTCTGCGTCACTGTCAACCCCTACAAGTGGCTGCCGGTGTACAACCCGGAGGTGGTGTTGGCCTACCGAGGCAAGAAGCGCCAGGAGGCCCCTCCACACATCTTCTCCATCTCTGACAATGCCTATCAGTTCATGTTAAATG ATCGTGAGAACCAGTCGATCCTGATCAC CGGAGAATCTGGTGCAGGGAAGACTGTGAACACAAAGCGTGTCATCCAGTACTTTGCAACAATTGCAGCGAgtggggagaagaagaaggaggaccAGTCAGGCAAAACGCAG GGAACGCTTGAGGATCAAATCATCAGCGCCAACCCACTGCTAGAGGCCTTTGGAAATGCCAAGACTGTGAGGAATGACAACTCCTCACGCTTT GGCAAATTCATCAGAATCCACTTTGGAGCTACAGGCAAAGTGGCTTCTGCTGACATTGAAACTT ATCTGCTGGAGAAGTCCAGAGTCACTTTCCAGCTCAAGGCAGAAAGAAGCTACCACATATTTTATCAAATCACGTCCAACAAGAAGCCGGAGCTAATTG ACATGCTCCTCATTACCACCAACCCTTATGATTTCCACTTTGTGAGTCAAGGTGAGGTCACTGTTCCCAGTATCGATGACCAGGAGGAGCTCATGGCTACAGAT AGTGCCATTGACATCCTGGGCTTCACTGCCGATGAAAAGACTGCCATCTACAAGCTGACAGGGGCTGTCATGCACTACGGGAACCTGAAATTCAAGCAGAAACAacgagaggagcaggcagagccggATGGCACAGAAG TTGCTGACAAGGCTGCCTATCTAATGGGTCTGAACTCAGCTGACATGCTCAAAGCCATGTGTTCTCCTCGAGTCAAAGTTGGGAATGAATTTGTGACCAAAGGTCAAACTGTGGAACAG GTGCACAATGCTGTAGGTGCTCTGGCAAAAGCTGTCTATGAGAGGATGTTCTTGTGGATGGTTGTTCGTATCAACCAACAGCTGGATACCAAGCAACCCAGACAGTACTTCATTGGTGTCCTGGACATTGCCGGCTTTGAAATCTTCGAT TTCAATAGCTTTGAGCAGCTGTGTATCAACTTCACCAATGAGAAACTGCAACAGTTCTTCAACCACCACATGTtcgtgctggagcaggaggagtaCAAGAAGGAAGGAATTGAATGGACATTCATTGACTTTGGGATGGACCTGGCTGCCTGCATTGAGCTGATTGAGAAG CCCATGGGCATCTTCTCCATCCTGGAAGAGGAGTGCATGTTCCCCAAGGCAACTGACACCTCTTTCAAGAACAAGCTCTATGACCAGCATCTGGGCAAGTCCAGCAACTTCCAGAAGCCCAAGCCTGTCAAAGGGAAGGCTGAGGCCCACTTCTCCGTGATACACTATGCTGGCATAGTGGACTACAACATCACTGGCTGGCTGGAGAAGAACAAGGACCCCCTGAATGAAACTGTCATTGGGTTGTACCAGAAATCATCTGTGAAGACACTGGCCTTACTCTTTGCCAACTATGGTGGAGCAGATGCAG AGGCTGGTGGcaaaaagggagggaagaagaagggtTCTTCTTTCCAGACTGTGTCAGCTCTTTTCCGG GAGAATTTAAACAAGCTGATGACAAATCTACGCAGCACTCACCCCCATTTTGTACGATGCATCAtcccaaatgaaacaaaaacacctG GTGCCATGGAGCATGAGCTGGTGCTGCATCAGCTGCGATGCAATGGTGTGCTGGAAGGGATCAGAATTTGCAGGAAAGGATTCCCCAGCAGAGTCCTGTACGCTGACTTCAAACAAAG ATACAGAGTTCTTAATATAAGTGCTATTCCAGAAGGTCAGTTCATGGACAGCAAGAAGGCTTCAGAGAAGCTTCTTGCATCCATTGATGTGGACCACACCCAGTACAGATTTGGTCACACCAAG GTGTTCTTCAAAGCTGGGCTGGTAGGTCTTCTGGAGGAGATGAGAGATGAGAAACTAGCAGAGATTATGACCAGGACACAAGCCAGGTGCAGGGGCTTCCTGATGAGAGTGGAGTATCAGAGAATGGTGGAGAGGAG gGATGCCATTTTCTGTATCCAGTATAATGTTCGTGCATTCATGAATGTCAAGCACTGGCCCTGGATGAAGCTGTTCTTTAAGATCAAGCCCTTGCTGAAGAGTGCAGAATCTGAGAAGGAGATGGCCAACATGAAACAAGAGTTTGAGAAAATCAAGGAAGAGCTTGCGAAGTCTGAGGCAAAGAGgaaagagctggaggagaaaatggTGACCTtactgcaggagaaaaatgacCTGCAGCTCCAAGTCCAGGCA GAGGCAGATAGCTTGGCTGATGCTGAGGAAAGATGTGACCAgctcatcaaaaccaaaatccagcTGGAAGCCAAAATTAAGGAGGTGACTGAAAGGGCTGAAGATGAGGAGGAAATCAATGCCGAGCTGACAGCCAAGAAGAGAAAACTGGAGGATGAATGttcagagctgaagaaagatATTGATGACCTCGAGTTAACGCTGGCCaaagtggagaaggaaaagcatgcCACTGAAAACAAG GTGAAAAACCTCATAGAAGAGATGGCAGCCCTGGACGAGACCATTGCCAAGctgacaaaagagaagaaagcccTCCAAGAGGCCCATCAGCAGACACTGGATGACCTGCAGGTAGAAGAGGACAAAGTCAATACGCTGACCAAAGCTAAAATCAAGCTGGAGCAGCAAGTGGATGAC CTGGAAGGGTCCCTGgagcaagagaagaaactgcGCATGGACCTTGAGAGAGCTAAGAGGAAACTCGAGGGAGACCTGAAGCTGGCCCATGACAGCATAATGGATTTGGAAAACGATAAGCAGCAGctggatgagaagctgaagaa GAAAGACTTTGAAATCAGCCAGATCCAGAGCAAAATTGAGGATGAGCAAGCCCTGGGCATGCAATTACAGAAGAAGATCAAGGAGCTGCAG GCTCGTATTGAGGAACTGGAGGAGGAAATTGAGGCAGAGCGAACCTCTCGGGCAAAAGCCGAGAAGCATCGGGCTGACCTCTCGAGGGAGCTAGAGGAGATCAGTGAGCGCCTGGAAGAAGCAGGAGGGGCTACCACAGCTCAGATTGAGATGAACAAGAAGCGTGAGGCAGAATTTCAGAAGATGCGCCGTGACCTCGAAGAGGCCACGCTGCAGCACGAAGCCACAGCTGCCGCCCTGCGGAAGAAGCACGCGGACAGCACAGCTGAGCTTGGGGAGCAGATTGACAACCTGCAGCGAgtgaagcagaagctggagaaggagaagagtgAGCTGAAGATGGAGATTGATGACTTGGCCAGTAACATGGAGTCTGTCTCCAAAGCCAAG GCAAATCTGGAGAAGATGTGCCGCACTCTGGAGGATCAGCTGAGTGAGCTTAAAACTAAGGAGGAGCAGAATCAGCGCATGATCAATGACCTCAATACTCAAAGAGCTCGTCTGCAGACAGAATCAG GGGAATATTCACgccaggtggaggaaaaagATGCTCTGATTTCTCAGCTGTCTAGGGGCAAGCAAGGATTTACCCAACAGATTGAGGAACTCAAGAGACAtctagaggaagaaataaag GCCAAGAACGCCCTGGCCCACGCCTTGCAGTCTGCTCGCCACGACTGTGACTTGCTCCGGGAACAATatgaggaggagcaggaagcCAAGGGGGAGCTGCAGCGTGCCCTGTCCAAGGCCAACAGCGAAGTGGCCCAGTGGAGAACCAAATACGAGACGGATGCTATTCAGCGcacggaggagctggaggaggccaA GAAGAAGCTGGCACAGCGCCTGCAGGATGCAGAGGAACATGTCGAAGGTGTGAATGCCAAATGTGCCTCCCtggaaaagacaaagcagaggctgcagaatGAAGTGGAGGACCTAATGATTGAAGTTGAGCGATCAAATGCTGCCTGCGCAGCTCTGGATAAGAAGCAGAGGAACTTTGACAAG atCCTGGCAGAATGGAAGCAGAAGTACGAGGAAACGCAGGCTGAGCTGGAAGCCTCCCAGAAGGAGTCTCGGTCTCTCAGCACAGAGCTGTTTAAGATGAAGAATGCCTATGAGGAGTCCTTGGACCACCTGGAAACGCTGAAGCGTGAGAACAAGAACTTGCAGC AGGAGATTTCCGACCTCACGGAGCAGATTGCCGAGGGAGGAAAGGCGATTCATGAGCTGGAGAAAGTCAAGAAGCAGATTGAGCAGGAGAAATATGAACTCCAAGCCTCCCTGGAGGAAGCTGAG GCTTCCCTGGAACATGAAGAGGGGAAGATCCTGCGCCTCCAGCTTGAGCTCAACCAGGTGAAGTCTGAGATTGACAGGAAGATAGCAGAGAAAGATGAGGAGATCGACCAGATGAAGAGAAACCACCTTCGAGTCGTGGAGTCCTTACAGAGCAGCCTGGATGCTGAGATCAGGAGCAGGAATGAAGCCCTGCGTCTGAAGAAGAAGATGGAGGGGGACCTGAATGAAATGGAGATCCAGCTGAGCCATGCCAACCGCGTGGCTGCAGAGGCACAAAAGAACCTGAGAAACACACAGGCAGTGCTCAAG GATACCCAGATACACTTGGACGATGCTCTCAGGACACAGGAGGACCTGAAGGAGCAGGTGGCCATGGTGGAGCGCAGAGCAAACCTGTTGCAGGCTGAAATTGAGGAACTACGGGCAGCCCTGGAGCAGACGGAGCGGTCAAGGAAAGTGGCTGAGCAGGAGCTTCTGGATGCCACTGAACGTGTGCAGCTTCTCCATACCCAG AACACCAGCTTGATCAACACCAAGAAGAAGCTGGAAACAGACATTGCCCAAATTCAGGGTGAAATGGAGGACACGATCCAGGAGGCCCGCAATGCTGAAGAGAAGGCCAAGAAGGCCATCACAGAT GCGGCCATGatggcagaagagctgaagaaggagcaggacacCAGCGCCCACCTGGAGAGGATGAAGAAGAACCTGGACCAGACGGTGAAGGACCTGCAGCACCGTCTGGATGAAGCCGAGCAGTTGGCCCTGAAGGGAGGCAAGAAGCAAATCCAGAAGCTGGAGGCCAGA GTGCGGGAGCTGGAAGGGGAGGTTGATGCTGAGCAGAAGCGCAGCGCTGAAGCCGTGAAGGGTGTGCGCAAGTACGAGAGGAGGGTGAAGGAGCTGACCTACCAG TCTGAGGAAGACCGTAAGAATATTCTCAGGCTGCAGGATCTGGTGGACAAGCTGCAAATGAAGGTGAAATCCTACAAGAGACAAGCTGAGGAGGCT